The following coding sequences are from one Methanosarcina sp. WWM596 window:
- a CDS encoding 30S ribosomal protein S6e, producing MANFKVVVSDPKEAHAYQIDIKDAEANALIGKSIGDVVDGAIFGLAGYKVKITGGCDGSGFVMKPDLPGPRRQRILLAVGVGYVPKHPGQRRRKMMRGREIAPDIVQINAKVVEYGSKSIRALLGLETAEEAPAE from the coding sequence ATGGCAAATTTCAAAGTTGTAGTTTCTGACCCAAAAGAAGCGCATGCTTATCAGATCGACATTAAGGACGCTGAAGCAAACGCTTTAATTGGAAAATCAATAGGTGACGTTGTTGACGGTGCCATTTTCGGGCTCGCCGGCTACAAAGTTAAGATCACTGGCGGCTGCGATGGCAGCGGTTTTGTTATGAAACCGGACCTTCCAGGCCCCAGAAGACAGAGAATTCTGCTGGCAGTAGGCGTCGGCTATGTCCCCAAACATCCGGGACAGCGCAGAAGAAAGATGATGCGTGGCAGGGAAATTGCTCCTGACATCGTCCAGATCAACGCCAAAGTCGTTGAATACGGAAGCAAATCCATCAGGGCTCTTCTCGGCCTCGAAACCGCAGAAGAAGCTCCAGCAGAGTGA
- a CDS encoding cytochrome c biogenesis CcdA family protein: MKRISRTIALLTIIYLSLLFIPVVYADPVTIQYFHQKGCHDCEITDPIVDRIEDQYKNNSIVISKLETSTADGFNQWNKYGFLEVPAIVINNETKIPKEEITEEKLKTLIDEYLVEEENITEYTTEEAMRKEQEIEYININLNLPFAYSLGLFAGFSPCLMAILGFLLSFTAGTSNSAKSGMVRAMVFGLGLVGSYLILGLCLLSFRKSIPDLESFSFVTGIVVILIGLNLLGILKSPVVLDNYFQSSARKYAGTLGGVFFLGILFSFVKVPCTAPMLLVLLNKTITNGTVNDLALLLAFSGGVLTPFIGVGLVGGYTLSKQVRSYRVYLKKISGFALILLGLWIMI; the protein is encoded by the coding sequence ATGAAAAGGATTTCTCGTACAATAGCTCTCCTGACAATTATTTATTTATCTCTTCTATTTATCCCGGTAGTTTACGCAGATCCGGTCACAATTCAGTATTTCCATCAAAAAGGTTGTCATGATTGCGAAATAACTGATCCGATTGTCGATAGAATAGAAGATCAATATAAAAATAATAGCATTGTTATATCAAAACTCGAAACCAGTACTGCTGATGGTTTCAACCAATGGAATAAATATGGTTTTCTCGAAGTCCCGGCTATTGTGATAAACAATGAAACAAAAATTCCTAAAGAAGAAATTACTGAAGAAAAGCTAAAAACTTTAATTGATGAATATCTTGTGGAAGAGGAAAATATTACTGAATATACCACAGAAGAGGCAATGAGAAAAGAACAGGAAATCGAGTATATAAACATAAACCTGAATTTACCATTTGCTTATTCGCTTGGCCTTTTTGCAGGGTTTTCACCCTGCCTGATGGCCATACTGGGATTTCTTTTAAGCTTTACTGCAGGGACGAGCAATAGCGCGAAAAGCGGTATGGTACGTGCAATGGTATTTGGATTGGGGTTGGTAGGTTCTTACTTAATATTGGGCCTGTGTTTGCTCTCATTCCGAAAATCAATTCCAGATTTGGAAAGCTTTTCTTTTGTTACAGGCATCGTTGTAATTCTTATTGGGTTAAATCTTCTGGGGATCTTAAAATCGCCTGTCGTTCTGGATAATTATTTTCAGAGTTCTGCCAGGAAATATGCGGGTACTCTGGGTGGAGTTTTCTTTCTTGGGATATTGTTTTCGTTTGTAAAAGTTCCCTGCACCGCTCCAATGCTCCTTGTACTTCTCAACAAGACTATTACAAATGGGACTGTTAATGATCTGGCTTTATTGCTTGCTTTCAGCGGCGGAGTATTGACGCCTTTTATTGGAGTTGGCCTGGTAGGGGGCTATACTTTGTCCAAACAGGTCCGTTCGTATAGAGTATACCTGAAAAAGATCAGCGGATTTGCACTTATATTGTTAGGTTTATGGATTATGATTTAA
- a CDS encoding halocin C8-like domain-containing protein, with protein sequence MKLNSKARKISGLFMIMLVVGMMLVTPAIACPAGTNCSQTSTDCTTCGNFGNLSNITKLDSNKVEEGVQTALESDDVKRLIKKLDSKGYKLNQTEIAGMGATLNNETYYEAVGLTLDSKHNSTGALIAVFENDEIIKVRAQIVERDETGYPLSVEILTVNGNTIVSESGEVSDILNGKTKASLISSAALAPITPRAMDACTACKLLAEGACNIGCGLEMAIFCALLGIPAIVGGLTCAAIATMVCFVVGEFGCEPTALDLCREAGYC encoded by the coding sequence TTGAAATTAAATAGTAAAGCCAGAAAGATCAGTGGGCTTTTCATGATAATGCTCGTTGTAGGCATGATGCTGGTTACGCCTGCGATTGCGTGTCCGGCTGGAACAAACTGCTCGCAAACATCTACAGATTGTACAACTTGTGGCAATTTTGGAAACCTTTCAAACATTACAAAATTAGATTCTAATAAAGTTGAAGAAGGTGTACAAACTGCTTTAGAATCCGACGATGTAAAAAGATTAATAAAAAAATTGGACTCAAAAGGATATAAACTAAATCAAACAGAGATAGCTGGGATGGGTGCAACTCTAAATAATGAGACCTATTATGAAGCAGTAGGATTAACACTTGACAGTAAACATAATTCTACGGGTGCGCTTATTGCTGTATTTGAAAATGATGAAATTATTAAAGTTAGGGCACAGATTGTCGAAAGAGATGAGACTGGATATCCCTTATCCGTTGAAATATTAACCGTGAACGGAAACACTATAGTTTCTGAGAGTGGTGAGGTAAGTGACATATTGAATGGAAAAACTAAAGCGAGTTTGATTTCCTCGGCTGCTCTAGCTCCCATAACTCCACGAGCAATGGACGCATGTACTGCATGCAAACTTTTAGCTGAAGGTGCATGTAATATTGGATGTGGACTGGAAATGGCAATTTTCTGCGCACTATTAGGAATACCGGCTATCGTTGGTGGGCTAACATGCGCTGCAATTGCAACAATGGTGTGTTTTGTTGTAGGCGAGTTTGGTTGTGAGCCCACTGCACTCGATTTATGCCGTGAAGCTGGATACTGTTGA
- a CDS encoding winged helix-turn-helix transcriptional regulator, protein MLTATAGATEYIVKPAPSDQAGVSINGEEVVQLKDFTVYWQFLLWLALMHVLSIIDILLNPAKLIFAILGFRITGRANGLDNPNRDSIYEYIKTRPGAYTNEIVEKIGLDRGGVRHHISTLETQNKIEAHKDGKKIRYFLKNSAYTEKELKILAALQNSTNQKVILEIRNCKCDTNAALACEIGVSRATISWHIRKLKEIGLLKETKKGRSIIYKINSSYKSLIEKYG, encoded by the coding sequence TTGTTAACAGCAACAGCTGGAGCTACGGAATATATAGTAAAGCCTGCTCCAAGTGACCAGGCTGGAGTTTCGATTAACGGAGAAGAGGTAGTACAACTTAAGGACTTTACAGTCTACTGGCAGTTCCTGCTCTGGCTGGCCCTGATGCACGTCTTATCGATAATAGATATACTGCTGAACCCTGCAAAGCTTATTTTTGCAATACTCGGGTTCCGGATTACAGGGCGAGCAAATGGACTTGATAATCCAAACCGCGATAGCATCTATGAGTATATTAAAACCAGACCGGGAGCGTATACGAATGAGATCGTAGAAAAAATAGGCTTAGATAGAGGAGGAGTGAGGCATCATATCAGCACTCTGGAAACTCAGAACAAAATCGAAGCCCATAAAGATGGAAAGAAAATAAGATATTTTCTGAAAAATTCCGCTTATACCGAGAAAGAATTAAAAATTCTTGCAGCTCTTCAGAACAGCACGAATCAAAAGGTAATCTTGGAAATACGAAATTGTAAGTGTGATACAAATGCAGCCCTTGCATGTGAAATTGGAGTTTCCAGAGCTACGATTAGCTGGCACATTAGAAAACTTAAAGAGATAGGGCTCTTAAAGGAAACAAAAAAAGGAAGAAGTATTATTTATAAAATTAATTCTTCTTATAAAAGTTTGATAGAAAAATATGGGTAA
- a CDS encoding pyridoxamine 5'-phosphate oxidase family protein, with product MVKLSSEMVEDFEKMKVFPFATASRSGDPNVIPIGFCKLQEDRETIWIADNYFHKTRQNLEENPRGAIYVWGPEVKGCYQIKGDFVVKTDGEDYEKMYKAVKSMGDRFPAKALAIMKITEVYECKSGAGAGKQLL from the coding sequence ATGGTCAAATTGAGCAGTGAAATGGTCGAAGATTTCGAAAAAATGAAGGTTTTTCCTTTTGCAACCGCTTCCAGAAGCGGAGATCCGAACGTAATACCCATCGGCTTTTGTAAGCTCCAGGAAGACAGAGAAACGATCTGGATTGCAGACAATTATTTCCATAAGACCCGTCAGAACCTTGAAGAAAACCCGAGAGGTGCAATCTATGTCTGGGGGCCTGAGGTCAAGGGCTGCTACCAGATAAAAGGGGATTTTGTGGTCAAGACCGACGGGGAAGACTACGAAAAAATGTATAAGGCGGTCAAAAGCATGGGAGACAGGTTCCCTGCAAAAGCCCTCGCCATCATGAAGATTACTGAAGTTTATGAGTGTAAATCCGGAGCAGGAGCCGGAAAGCAGCTTCTATGA
- the pdxT gene encoding pyridoxal 5'-phosphate synthase glutaminase subunit PdxT gives MKIGVIAIQGAVSEHVDALRRALAERGVEAEVVEIKHKGIVPVCSGIVIPGGESTTLCRLLAREGIAEEIKDAAARGVPILGTCAGLIVLAKEGDRQVEKTGQELLEIMDTRVNRNAFGRQRDSFEAELEVDILDSPFTGVFIRAPGIVSCGPGVKVLSRLEDMIIAAEQGNVLALAFHPELTDDLRIHQYFLDKILNC, from the coding sequence ATGAAAATAGGTGTAATCGCTATTCAAGGAGCGGTTTCTGAGCATGTTGATGCTTTGAGGAGAGCCCTTGCAGAGAGAGGGGTTGAGGCTGAGGTAGTTGAGATAAAGCATAAAGGAATTGTTCCGGTGTGCAGCGGGATTGTGATTCCTGGCGGGGAGAGTACGACGCTTTGCAGGCTGCTTGCCCGTGAGGGGATTGCAGAGGAGATTAAGGATGCGGCTGCAAGGGGAGTTCCGATTCTCGGGACCTGTGCAGGGCTGATTGTGCTTGCAAAGGAAGGAGACCGGCAGGTCGAAAAGACAGGTCAGGAACTGCTCGAGATCATGGATACAAGGGTTAACAGGAACGCTTTTGGGAGGCAGAGAGATTCTTTTGAGGCGGAGCTTGAAGTTGATATTCTTGACTCTCCTTTTACAGGCGTGTTCATTCGGGCTCCTGGAATCGTGAGCTGCGGGCCTGGTGTGAAAGTACTTTCCAGGCTTGAAGACATGATTATTGCTGCAGAGCAGGGAAATGTGCTGGCGCTTGCTTTCCACCCGGAATTAACCGACGATTTGCGTATCCACCAGTATTTCCTGGATAAGATTTTAAACTGTTGA
- the pdxS gene encoding pyridoxal 5'-phosphate synthase lyase subunit PdxS, protein MDFEKLRHGTELIKRGFARMQKGGVIMDVTTPEQARIAEEAGAVAVMALQAVPADIRKEGGVARMADPEIVQQIIDTVTIPVMAKARIGHFVEAEILEALGVDMVDESEVLTPADPFYHIDKTQFTVPFVCGARNLGEALRRINEGAAMIRTKGEAGTGDVSQAVKHMKQIQGEIRALAGKTKEELIMVAREIEAPIELVMETAKMQRLIVVNFAAGGIATPADAALMMRLGADGVFVGSGIFKAENPEKMAKAIVEAVNNYDNPTKLAEISKGIGAGMKGISTDMIPVEEALQERGW, encoded by the coding sequence ATGGACTTTGAAAAATTGAGACATGGGACCGAACTTATCAAGCGGGGCTTTGCACGGATGCAGAAGGGGGGTGTGATCATGGACGTTACAACTCCAGAACAGGCCAGGATCGCAGAAGAAGCCGGAGCAGTTGCTGTTATGGCCCTTCAGGCTGTCCCTGCAGATATTAGAAAAGAAGGTGGAGTTGCCCGTATGGCAGACCCCGAAATCGTCCAGCAGATCATTGATACGGTTACCATCCCTGTAATGGCAAAGGCAAGGATCGGACACTTTGTCGAAGCCGAAATTTTAGAGGCACTCGGCGTTGACATGGTAGATGAGTCCGAAGTCCTTACTCCTGCCGATCCTTTCTATCATATAGACAAGACACAGTTTACAGTGCCCTTTGTCTGCGGCGCCAGGAACCTCGGAGAAGCTCTCCGCAGGATCAACGAAGGGGCGGCCATGATCCGGACGAAAGGAGAAGCCGGAACCGGAGACGTCAGCCAGGCAGTAAAGCACATGAAGCAGATTCAGGGCGAAATCCGTGCCCTTGCAGGCAAGACAAAAGAAGAACTGATAATGGTTGCCAGGGAAATCGAAGCTCCTATCGAACTTGTAATGGAAACCGCTAAAATGCAGCGCCTGATTGTAGTAAACTTTGCAGCTGGCGGAATTGCAACCCCTGCAGATGCAGCTCTTATGATGCGCCTTGGTGCGGACGGGGTTTTTGTAGGCTCAGGCATTTTCAAAGCCGAAAACCCTGAAAAGATGGCAAAAGCAATTGTTGAAGCTGTCAACAATTACGACAACCCTACAAAACTTGCCGAGATTTCAAAAGGCATAGGCGCCGGAATGAAAGGTATCAGCACAGACATGATCCCTGTCGAGGAAGCCCTTCAGGAACGCGGCTGGTAA